The sequence CCCGGGGGCGGCGGCGCGCGAGGCCCGGCTGCAGCACGTCGTCTTCGCTAGCCGGGACTCCGCGAGGCTGGCGCAGTACTATCAAGGCGTCTTCGGCTTTGAGCTTTCTGATGTGGTGGTGGACCAAGAGGGCGGCGTGCGCACGTCCTTCCTGCGTTGCAGCCATGAACACCACAGCCTTGCGGTCTTCCAGGCGTCTGGAAATCGCCTCGATCATCACTGCTATGAGGCCGGCGACTGGGGCCTGATCCGCGACTGGGGCGACCACATGGCGCAGGAACGGATCCCCCTCACTTGGGGCCCTGGGCGGCATGGGCCAGGCAACAACCTCTTCATATTCGTGCACGACCGCGACGGGAACTGGATTGAGATATCGGCTGAGCTGGAGATCGTGCAGCCAGACCGTTCCGTGGGGGCCTGGCCGCATGAAGAGCGCACCTTGAACAGTTGGGGCCAAGGCCTGCTACGCAGTTAGCTGCTAGCCTCTATAATAGGAACACCGTTATGAAATATGCGAGCTTTGAGGCTGCGGGACTCTCATCATGGGGACTCGTCGAGGGCGAGGACATCGTCGATGTCGGCGAGATCCTTCGCGATCATGTAGCGGATCTCAAGGACCTGATCGCCCAGGAAGCCTACGGACAAGCTCTTAGGGCCAGGGCGAGCGCCGCACG is a genomic window of Phenylobacterium montanum containing:
- a CDS encoding VOC family protein, with protein sequence MPEERKTPALRATLHHLALCSPEPAALADFYGRALGLQIEARQDGWFGQAKDRRLFFLPGPSKTLSFAAFAVDDAADLAALRMRVADAGLQTELSPTDLFEDALCVRDPDGNRFVFGTPGKSPDALQAPGAAAREARLQHVVFASRDSARLAQYYQGVFGFELSDVVVDQEGGVRTSFLRCSHEHHSLAVFQASGNRLDHHCYEAGDWGLIRDWGDHMAQERIPLTWGPGRHGPGNNLFIFVHDRDGNWIEISAELEIVQPDRSVGAWPHEERTLNSWGQGLLRS